The proteins below are encoded in one region of Elgaria multicarinata webbii isolate HBS135686 ecotype San Diego chromosome 8, rElgMul1.1.pri, whole genome shotgun sequence:
- the CRYGS gene encoding gamma-crystallin S: MSKTGSRITFYEGKNFQGRRYESDRDCLDFHTDLSRCNSIRVEGGAWVIYERPNFAGNMYVLTHGEYPEYQRWMGLNDRVSSCKSIQLSSGGKYQIQLFEKGDFSGQMHESTEDCPSLMEQFHFREIHSCKVVDGAWVFYEHPNFRGRQYLLERGEYSKPMEWGAASPVVQSFRRIME, translated from the exons ATGTCCAAAACTGGAAGCAGG ATCACCTTCTACGAAGGCAAGAATTTCCAGGGGCGCCGCTATGAGTCCGACAGGGATTGTTTGGATTTCCACACTGACTTGAGCCGTTGCAACTCCATCCGTGTGGAGGGGGGTGCCTGGGTTATTTACGAGCGGCCAAACTTCGCCGGGAACATGTATGTGCTGACCCATGGGGAGTATCCTGAATACCAACGCTGGATGGGCCTGAATGATCGCGTCAGCTCATGCAAATCCATTCAGTTA TCCAGTGGAGGCAAGTACCAGATCCAGCTCTTTGAGAAGGGTGACTTTAGTGGCCAGATGCATGAATCCACAGAGGACTGCCCTTCTCTCATGGAGCAGTTTCATTTCCGGGAAATCCACTCCTGCAAAGTCGTGGATGGGGCCTGGGTTTTCTACGAACACCCCAACTTCCGTGGCCGGCAGTATCTCCTGGAGAGAGGGGAGTACAGTAAACCCATGGAATGGGGGGCTGCCTCCCCGGTGGTTCAGTCCTTCCGCCGTATTATGGAGTAG